A genomic window from Massilia sp. METH4 includes:
- a CDS encoding IclR family transcriptional regulator C-terminal domain-containing protein has translation MEAAGKAGKHEAPHPRDLVAGLEKGLQVIEAFDQERARLTIAEVAERTGLTRAAARRYLITLTHLGYMRHENKLFSLTPAVLRLGQSYLHSARLPRIAQPLLYRLAYSLGEAASCGVLDDRELVCVAAVSAGRLVSTTLQPGTRVPAYCTANGRVLLAHLPPDEVQRYLGTVEPERITAHTIVHRERLALEIARAREQGYAVVDQELELGLRAIAVPLRNFRGEVVAALNVSVHEGRMPMEAMVERCLPAMVKIQAELSALL, from the coding sequence ATGGAAGCAGCAGGCAAGGCAGGCAAGCACGAAGCACCGCACCCGCGCGACCTCGTGGCTGGCCTCGAAAAAGGGTTGCAGGTGATCGAAGCGTTCGACCAGGAACGTGCGCGCCTGACGATTGCCGAGGTGGCCGAACGGACCGGCCTGACGCGGGCGGCGGCGCGCCGCTACCTGATCACGCTCACCCACCTCGGCTATATGCGGCACGAGAACAAGCTGTTCTCGCTGACGCCGGCCGTGCTGCGCCTTGGCCAATCCTACCTGCACTCGGCGCGCCTGCCGCGCATCGCGCAACCGCTGCTGTACCGCCTCGCGTACTCGCTGGGCGAGGCGGCATCGTGCGGCGTGCTGGACGACCGGGAACTCGTCTGCGTGGCGGCGGTGAGCGCCGGCCGGCTAGTGTCGACCACGCTGCAACCGGGCACCCGGGTGCCGGCCTACTGCACCGCGAACGGCCGGGTGCTGCTCGCGCACCTGCCGCCGGACGAGGTGCAGCGCTACCTGGGCACCGTGGAGCCTGAGCGGATCACGGCGCACACGATCGTGCACCGCGAGCGGCTGGCGCTGGAGATCGCCCGGGCGCGCGAGCAGGGCTATGCCGTCGTCGACCAGGAACTGGAGCTGGGCTTGCGGGCGATCGCCGTCCCCCTGCGCAATTTCCGCGGCGAGGTCGTCGCCGCGCTGAACGTCAGCGTGCACGAAGGGCGCATGCCGATGGAGGCGATGGTCGAGCGCTGCCTGCCGGCGATGGTGAAGATCCAGGCCGAACTGTCGGCGCTGTTGTAA
- the pcaH gene encoding protocatechuate 3,4-dioxygenase subunit beta, translating to MKFDSVPSGVYPELVYPEYKSTVKRGPRQPLLRLDAALPVTGNIATPSIVLPGEIDLTRPEGCAGEAIGERIVVTGRVTDEDGKPVRNSLVEVWQCNAAGRYRHKKDQHNAPLDPNFNGWGKMLTDDDGRYRFVTVRPGPYPWGNHHKAFRPAHIHFSLFGNVYAQRLVTQMYFPNDPLFEYDPIFNSVPDEAARQRLVSRFSMEETMHEHLLGYEFDIVLRGRDATPMGL from the coding sequence GTGAAATTCGATTCCGTCCCATCCGGCGTGTATCCGGAACTCGTCTATCCCGAATATAAATCGACCGTCAAGCGCGGCCCCCGGCAGCCGCTGCTGCGCCTGGATGCCGCGCTGCCCGTCACCGGCAACATCGCGACCCCGAGCATCGTCCTGCCGGGCGAGATCGACCTGACCCGGCCGGAAGGCTGTGCCGGCGAGGCAATCGGCGAGCGCATCGTCGTGACCGGCCGCGTGACCGACGAAGACGGCAAGCCCGTGCGCAACTCGCTGGTCGAAGTGTGGCAATGCAATGCCGCCGGCCGTTACCGCCACAAGAAGGACCAGCACAACGCGCCGCTGGACCCGAACTTCAACGGCTGGGGCAAGATGCTGACCGACGACGACGGCCGCTACCGCTTCGTCACCGTCCGCCCGGGCCCCTACCCGTGGGGCAACCACCACAAGGCGTTCCGCCCGGCGCACATTCACTTCTCGCTGTTCGGCAACGTCTATGCGCAGCGGCTGGTCACGCAGATGTACTTCCCGAACGATCCGCTGTTCGAATACGATCCCATCTTCAACAGCGTGCCGGACGAAGCTGCCCGCCAGCGCCTGGTCTCCCGCTTCTCCATGGAGGAGACCATGCACGAGCACTTGCTCGGCTATGAATTCGACATCGTCCTGCGCGGACGCGATGCCACCCCGATGGGCCTTTGA
- a CDS encoding alpha/beta fold hydrolase, with protein MTIDPFDHDFERGLQNRRTILGDEWVDRSLNNANAFNADFQNLITRFAWNEIWGRPGLEFKTRRAIVLSITIALGRWEEFELHVRAALRPGAEGGMSPDELKEVLMQSAIYAGVPAANTAFAHTQQILREAGHSLAPTQPGSVPHPGVGRAGRTASRPALHYTVREPRNGQLPRRTIVLSHALGMDLAMWDGLANLLAEDSRVIAYDHRGHGGSEAPEGAYDMAALADDAARLLLELGTGPVTWIGLSMGGMVGQELALRHPSLVQALVIANSSSGYPEAARDGWKQRIATVREGGIEAIADTVMGRYFHEAFRATHAGTVARWRRRLTSTDPVGYVGCCHAVGNVDTTSRLPSISVPTLVIAGELDQGAPVAMSQTIADAIPGARLVVLADASHIAAIEQPAAFARAVQLFL; from the coding sequence ATGACCATCGACCCTTTCGATCACGACTTCGAACGCGGCCTGCAGAACCGCCGCACCATCCTCGGCGACGAGTGGGTGGACCGTTCACTGAACAACGCCAATGCGTTCAATGCCGACTTCCAGAACCTGATCACGCGCTTCGCCTGGAACGAGATCTGGGGCCGTCCCGGTCTCGAATTCAAGACGCGCCGCGCCATCGTGCTGTCGATCACCATCGCCCTGGGGCGCTGGGAAGAGTTCGAGCTGCACGTGCGCGCCGCGCTGCGCCCGGGCGCCGAGGGCGGCATGAGCCCGGATGAACTGAAGGAAGTGCTGATGCAGTCGGCCATCTACGCCGGCGTGCCGGCCGCCAACACGGCGTTCGCGCACACGCAGCAGATCCTGCGCGAGGCCGGCCACTCGCTGGCACCCACGCAGCCGGGATCCGTGCCTCATCCGGGCGTGGGCCGCGCCGGCCGCACCGCCAGCCGCCCCGCCCTGCACTACACGGTCCGCGAACCGCGCAACGGCCAGCTGCCGCGCCGCACGATCGTCCTGTCCCACGCCCTGGGCATGGACCTGGCGATGTGGGACGGGCTGGCCAACCTGCTGGCCGAGGACAGCCGCGTGATCGCCTACGACCACCGCGGCCACGGCGGTTCCGAGGCGCCGGAAGGCGCCTACGACATGGCCGCGCTGGCCGACGACGCGGCCCGGCTGCTGCTGGAGCTGGGCACCGGCCCGGTGACGTGGATCGGCCTGTCGATGGGCGGCATGGTGGGGCAGGAGCTGGCGCTGCGGCATCCTTCGCTGGTGCAGGCGCTCGTGATCGCCAATTCGTCGTCCGGCTACCCGGAAGCGGCGCGCGACGGGTGGAAACAGCGCATCGCCACCGTCCGCGAAGGAGGCATCGAGGCGATCGCCGACACGGTGATGGGCCGCTACTTCCACGAAGCCTTCCGCGCCACGCACGCCGGCACCGTCGCCCGCTGGCGGCGGCGGCTCACCAGCACCGACCCGGTCGGCTACGTGGGGTGCTGCCATGCGGTAGGCAATGTGGACACGACGTCGCGCCTGCCTTCGATCTCCGTGCCAACGCTGGTGATCGCCGGCGAACTCGACCAGGGCGCGCCGGTGGCGATGTCGCAAACGATCGCCGACGCGATCCCCGGTGCCCGGCTGGTCGTGCTGGCGGATGCGTCGCACATCGCCGCAATCGAACAGCCCGCCGCGTTCGCCCGCGCGGTGCAACTGTTTCTCTGA
- a CDS encoding carbohydrate kinase family protein produces MQTSKAASASAPHGRRVLVAGGVGIDTIVRVPALPLAMADSIHVPPVADYVAHTGNGVALGLLALGHRPVLVDIVGDDPQAALIHARYRERGLEFDYLVHESGTRRSVNLVAPDGRRLSLYDGRHPDTLRVPRDRYLPHIRSSDHVHVSIMPWAAALFDDTEALGVPTSTDLHDWDGRNPYYHPFAYRADLVFLSAAALGKGVFDAMRAILREGRARIVVATDGARGSHALERGDGTVHHMPCAHLDGPVVDSNGAGDAYASAFLHAWFGGAPLEECMRVGAIGGAFACLTHGTAERSLELEELGRYRDRWHA; encoded by the coding sequence ATGCAAACATCCAAGGCAGCAAGCGCCAGCGCGCCGCACGGCAGGCGCGTGCTGGTTGCAGGCGGCGTCGGCATCGACACGATCGTGCGGGTTCCCGCGCTGCCGTTGGCGATGGCCGATTCGATCCACGTTCCGCCCGTGGCCGATTACGTTGCGCACACCGGCAACGGCGTGGCCCTGGGCCTGCTCGCGCTGGGCCATCGGCCCGTGCTGGTCGACATCGTCGGCGACGACCCGCAGGCCGCGCTGATCCATGCGCGCTACCGCGAACGGGGGCTGGAGTTCGATTACCTCGTGCACGAAAGCGGCACGCGGCGCAGCGTGAACCTCGTTGCGCCGGACGGCCGCCGGCTGTCGCTGTACGACGGCCGGCATCCCGACACGCTGCGCGTGCCGCGCGACCGTTACCTGCCCCACATCCGCTCGTCGGACCACGTGCACGTCAGCATCATGCCGTGGGCCGCCGCGCTGTTCGACGATACCGAAGCGCTCGGCGTGCCGACGTCCACCGACCTGCACGACTGGGACGGCCGCAACCCGTACTACCACCCGTTCGCATACCGCGCCGACCTGGTCTTCCTGAGCGCAGCGGCACTGGGCAAAGGCGTGTTCGACGCGATGCGCGCGATCCTGCGCGAAGGACGGGCACGGATCGTGGTCGCGACCGATGGCGCGCGGGGCAGCCATGCCCTGGAACGCGGCGATGGCACGGTGCACCACATGCCGTGCGCGCACCTCGACGGCCCGGTCGTCGACAGCAACGGCGCGGGCGACGCGTATGCATCGGCATTCCTGCATGCGTGGTTCGGCGGCGCGCCGTTGGAGGAGTGCATGCGCGTCGGCGCGATCGGCGGGGCGTTCGCGTGCCTGACGCATGGCACCGCGGAACGCTCGCTGGAACTGGAGGAACTGGGGCGGTACCGGGACCGGTGGCATGCCTGA
- a CDS encoding protocatechuate 3,4-dioxygenase, producing MKKITTSQTIGPFSHEAWQWAVDATANVETSAPTVTVRGVIYDGDGAPINDAQIEAWNPHGEQAEAQQAIPGFRRIPSGEGGEFQFRLSRPADAPADAPAAFVTVFARGLVKHQFTAVFLDDAPLSPILAQVPEARRGTLLARRQPDGSYRWDIRMQGDDETVFFDYT from the coding sequence ATGAAGAAGATCACCACTTCGCAAACCATCGGCCCGTTCTCGCACGAAGCCTGGCAATGGGCCGTGGACGCGACCGCCAATGTCGAGACATCGGCGCCTACCGTGACCGTGCGCGGCGTCATCTACGACGGCGACGGCGCGCCGATCAACGACGCGCAGATCGAAGCGTGGAACCCGCACGGCGAACAAGCCGAAGCGCAGCAGGCCATCCCTGGCTTCCGGCGCATTCCGAGCGGCGAAGGCGGCGAATTCCAGTTCCGCCTGTCCCGCCCCGCCGACGCGCCGGCCGACGCGCCAGCCGCCTTCGTGACGGTGTTTGCCCGCGGTCTGGTGAAGCACCAGTTCACCGCCGTGTTCCTGGACGACGCGCCCCTGTCCCCCATCCTGGCGCAGGTGCCGGAAGCGCGCCGCGGCACGCTGCTGGCGCGCCGCCAGCCGGACGGCAGCTACCGCTGGGACATCCGCATGCAGGGCGATGACGAAACCGTCTTCTTCGATTACACGTGA
- the pcaB gene encoding 3-carboxy-cis,cis-muconate cycloisomerase, whose translation MSVSIFDSFLTTTEMIAVFDDAAIVQGMFRFEQALAAAQAAEGMIPAAAARAIAGVCNAQLYDIPALIAASRRAGSLAIPLVKELTKTVALYDKDSAAFVHWGSTSQDVVDTAMVLATRDALRLVDAGLDQLTGTLLALADAHIDTPVLARTLMQPAQVTSFGWKVLGWAAPLLRARERLREAARRALQLQLGGAVGTLAVMGEQAGAVARRLADDLGLKVAEAPWHTQRDDWVRLGLEVAVLTGSLGKIATDLSLMAQGEIGELAEPSGNGRGGSSAMPHKRNPVSAMIALAAAGRTPQHAAALLAMMGQQHERGLGNWQAELAEWPQLFISAHGALQALNDAFGGLAVDTARMRRNIDGLQGLIFAEALSIGLAETIGRPAAHEFVEGLTRRAVAEGRHLAELLPDAVQSNEALRGRCDVDALLALFDPVAAASAARRLAARQLAALRAQAASFNTEP comes from the coding sequence ATGAGCGTATCGATCTTCGACAGCTTCCTGACGACGACCGAGATGATCGCGGTGTTCGACGATGCCGCGATCGTCCAGGGCATGTTCCGCTTCGAGCAGGCCCTGGCCGCCGCGCAGGCGGCCGAGGGCATGATCCCCGCGGCCGCCGCGCGCGCCATCGCCGGCGTCTGCAACGCCCAGCTGTACGACATCCCGGCGCTGATCGCGGCCAGCCGCCGCGCCGGCAGCCTGGCCATCCCCCTCGTCAAGGAACTCACCAAGACGGTCGCGCTGTACGACAAGGACAGTGCGGCCTTCGTCCATTGGGGCAGCACCAGCCAGGACGTGGTGGACACGGCCATGGTGCTGGCCACGCGGGATGCGCTGCGGCTGGTCGACGCCGGCCTGGACCAGCTGACCGGCACGCTGCTGGCGCTGGCCGATGCGCACATCGACACGCCGGTGCTGGCGCGCACGCTGATGCAGCCGGCCCAGGTGACCAGCTTCGGCTGGAAGGTGCTGGGCTGGGCGGCGCCGCTGCTGCGCGCCCGCGAGCGGCTGCGCGAGGCGGCCCGCCGCGCGCTGCAATTGCAGCTGGGCGGCGCCGTGGGCACGCTGGCCGTGATGGGTGAACAGGCCGGCGCGGTGGCGCGGCGCCTGGCCGATGACCTGGGCTTGAAGGTGGCCGAGGCACCGTGGCATACGCAGCGCGACGACTGGGTGCGCCTGGGGCTGGAAGTGGCCGTGCTGACGGGCAGCCTGGGCAAGATCGCCACCGACCTGTCGCTGATGGCGCAGGGCGAGATCGGCGAGCTGGCCGAACCGTCCGGCAATGGCCGCGGCGGTTCCTCGGCCATGCCGCACAAGCGCAATCCCGTCTCCGCGATGATCGCGCTGGCAGCCGCCGGCCGCACGCCGCAGCATGCCGCCGCACTGCTGGCGATGATGGGCCAGCAGCACGAGCGCGGCCTGGGCAACTGGCAGGCCGAGCTTGCCGAATGGCCGCAATTGTTCATCAGCGCGCACGGCGCCTTGCAGGCGCTGAACGACGCCTTCGGCGGCCTCGCCGTCGATACCGCCCGCATGCGCCGCAATATCGATGGCCTGCAAGGCTTGATCTTTGCCGAGGCGCTGTCGATCGGCCTGGCGGAAACCATCGGCCGCCCGGCCGCGCACGAATTCGTCGAGGGCCTGACGCGCCGCGCGGTGGCCGAGGGCCGCCACCTGGCCGAGCTGCTGCCGGATGCGGTGCAGTCGAACGAAGCGCTGCGCGGCCGCTGCGATGTCGATGCCCTGCTGGCGCTGTTCGACCCCGTTGCCGCCGCTTCGGCCGCGCGCCGTCTCGCCGCGCGACAACTGGCTGCTTTGCGCGCGCAGGCGGCCTCCTTCAACACGGAACCCTGA